ACTGGCTGAGCTATGCGCTTTTGCGGTTTGAAATCAACATTCGCGCCTCGGCGATTCTGGGTTTTGTGGGCGCAGGCGGCCTTGGCTATGAACTCAAGAACGCGATCTCTTGGGGGCAGGGGCGCTTTGATGAAGCAGGGGCGATGTTCATCCTGCTCTTCCTGACGATCATGTTTTTCGACCAAATCTCAAGCTATTACCGCGACCGTCTGGTGCACGGTTCAGGCGAAGGGGCGCACTGATGGCCACTCTTGACGCAAATGCTGGGCTGCGACTGCAAGCCGACCGGATTTTTCTACGCAAACGCCTGGTGGCCTTTAGCGTTCCGGCTCTGATCCTGGCCTATCTTATCTATGTCTTCTTTGCCTTTAACATCCCTGATGTGATCGAAAAGGCCAATGGCGACAATGCGCGTGCGCTGGTGGCTGACACCTACAGCCACAAGGTCCACGTCACCCGCGACAACCGGAATGCGGCGGTTACTGTGGCTATCGAAGGCGAAAAGAAAGGCCGCTATCCCGAAGGCACGTCGCCAGAGTGGGTGACCCTTGGCGACACGACGGTGATCGATCTGGGCGAGGGTCATATCGTGACTTTTGGCCCCGAGACAATCACCTACGACGTCCCCGGCTATGGCATGATCAAAGCCACGCCGACCCGTGCGCAGGGTGTGATCCAGGAGTACCCAACGGATGAGATCCCCGCGTGGGTCAACGCCTCAAAGAACCGTATGGCGGTCACAACAGAGGCCGGTCGACTGACTGTCACCCGCAACCGTTCTGAGGTGTTCCGTTATTTCGGCGGCTGGGAGCTCTTCTTCTTTACGCTCGACAGCCCCTATCACGGTTTGTCATTTGGCGAGGTAATTTCTCGCGCCATCACGGGCGAAGTAGGGGCCATCGCAAGTGACTTCTGGAACAACGCCATGTGGCGTCACGGCGACGTGGCCTGGGCGATTGGCGAGACCATTCTGATGGCTTTCCTGGGCACTTTCGGGGCTGCTGTCGTGGCTTTGCCACTTTCGTTCTTGGCGGCCAAGAATTTCACGCCGCTGCTCACCGTTCGCTTTGCCATGCGCCGTTTCTTTGACTTTGTGCGTGGCGTGGATGGGCTTGTCTGGACCATCATTTTAACGCGTGCCTTTGGGCTTGGACCTTTGACAGGCGCGTTGGCTATTCTGATCACGGACACCGGATCCTTTGGTAAGATGTTCTCCGAAACCCTTGAGAATGTAGATAAAAAGCAAATCGAAGGTATCCGCTCCACTGGCGCGAAACCGCTGCAAAGATACCGTTTCGGAGTGATCCCACAGATCACGCCAATCCTTCTTAGTCAGGTGCTCTACTATCTGGAATCCAACACCCGTTCGGCAACCGTCATCGGAGCGATCACCGGCGGTGGCATCGGCCTCTTGCTGACCCAGGCCATCATCACCCAGAAGGATTGGGAAGAAGTCACTTACTACATCGTCCTCGTCGTGCTTATGGTGATGTTCATGGATTGGGTCTCGGGCTGGCTGCGTGGCCGCCTGATCGGCACAGCAGAGGACAAACATTGATGGCGCGACTAAAAGCTGAAGCTCCGTTTCTGCATGCCAATGCAAGCGTGGTGAATTCCGAGCTTGGAGCGTTCACAGAGGTCGGCGAGGGCGCGCGGCTCTTGAATTCAGAGCTTGGGGATTATTCCTACTGCGAACGCTTCTGCGACATCGCCAATACGACCATCGGCAAGTTCTCAAACATCGCGAGCTTCGTGCGGGTGGGGGCCACGGATCATCCGCTAACAACGGCGTCGCTGCATCATTTCCTCTATCGATCCTCTGACTATTGGGATGATGCGGACAACGATGCAGAGTTCTTTGAACACCGGGCCTCCCGCCGTGCCAGTATCGGCCATGACACCTGGATCGGTCATGGCGCGATGATCAAACCCGAAGTGACGGTGGGCGATGGCGCTGTTGTAGCAGCTGGCGCGATTGTCACCAAAAACGTTGGCCCCTATGAAATTGTTGCAGGCACGCCGGCCAACGTTTTGCGCCTGCGCCAACCACGCGACATCGCAGAGCGCATGATAGACCTTGCCTGGTGGGATTGGGACCACGCGCGTTTGCGCGAAACATTGGAAGATTTCCGCAGCCTCTCTGCCGCGGCCTTTCTGGAAAAATACGAGGGCGCATAGGGGCTTTGCCCCTCGGCCCAAGGGCCTCACCCCAGAGTATTTTGGGCAAGATGAAAGCGCGCGCTCATTCTCTTGCCAAAAATATCCTCGCGCCGAAGGCGTCCGGCGCTAGGCGTCTTCCTCTAGGGTTAGTGTGACGCGGTCCCCGGCGAACCAGGTACGTCCGAATTCAACTTTTTGACCGTGCTGATCGACACTCATACTGGTCGTGTAGATCAAAGGCGCGCCTTCCCGAAGTTCCAGGTGCAGCGCTTGGGTTGCGTTGGCCAAAGTCGCACGCACGCGGGTGGATTCGCGCGTGTAGTCGGTGATACCAGCCCTCTCAAGTGCTTTGGTGACGCTGGTTTCACCGCGCATCAGGTCGCCAATACCGGGCAGGCGTGTTTCCGGGAATTCACTGATCGACAGAGCAATCGGCTGGTGGTCCGCATAGGACACACCATGGCGCAAAGTGATCAATTCGCCCGGCGTCATGTCTAACCGCTCGGCTTCCTTGACTGTGGCTGGGCGGGTTTCCACATGCAGGACTTTCTTAGACGGAGCACGGCCCGCGGCGCGTAGGTTCTGGTGATACCTTACCCGTTTCCCAATGGGATAATCCGTCGGAGCCCCCTTCACGAAAGCCCCCGATCCGCGCCGTGTACGCACCAGCCCATCTTCGACCAAAACCGATATCGCATGCCGGATTGTGTGACGGTTCACGCCAAACCGCTCGGCCAGCTCAGCCTCGGTGGGCAGCTTGTCACCGGGCCTGTAGCGTCCTTCAGCCATGTCCTCACGCAAGGCGTTTGAGATCGCCTGCCATAGAGGTGTCTTGCTCATGTCGTCTCTCCGTTACGCAAGTTTCACAAAATCTTTCTGGCTCGATAGCCCCGAATCTCGCATAATAAGTCTAGTTGTATAGTGTAACGAAAATTTGTCGAGACAGAGATGGGACAGATGGAAACACAAGATCGCCAGGCCTGGATGGGGCTCTTGGCAAAGGCCCCCAAGGGGCGGATTGCGGATCTTCTAGGGGATCGCAAAACCGAAGGATTTGAATGGCTGCGCAAGCCCGAAGTGGGCAGCGTTATGATCCGTGGGCGCATGGGCGGCACGGGCTCGGCCTTTAATATGGGCGAGATGACCGTGACGCGCTGTGCGCTGAAACTGGACGCCGGCGTCGTCGGGCATGGCTATGTACAAGGGCGCAGCAAAGCTGATTCAGAGGCTGCTGCCCTGGTCGATGCCTTGATGCAGACGGATCAGGCCGAGGCTATTCGCGCGAATGTCCTGACCCCTCTGGAAACCGCCCAACGTGAGGCCCGCGAGTTGCGCTCGCGCAAGGCCGCCAGCACGAAAGTGGATTTCTTCACCATGGCACGAGGAGAAGACTGATGAGCGCGACAGCTTTAGAAGGCGGGTTCAAAAACCCTCCGCATGACTCAGCACGCGCGTTTCGTGCTCTGATGAATGCGATGGCGCGGCCCGGCACGACCCATGAGGTTGCGGGCGCTCTGCCACCAGCCCCCATGTCCATTGCGGCGGGCGTTCTGTTGCTGACGCTCTGTGATGGCGACACCGGGATCTATCTGACGCCGGAATTTGACACCGAAGAGATCCGCACCTGGATCAGCTTCCACATCGGCGCGCCTTTTGTGGCCCCGATGAAGGCTGATTTCGCGGTCGGGCGCTGGGATGAGCTCGCGCCAATTGATCGCTTTGCGATTGGCGATGCGGAATATCCCGACCGCTCCACGACTTTGGTGATCGAGGGGCAGGGGGCTGAGGACGTCACCTTGAAAGGCCCGGGCATCAAAGACACGCAGGCTTTTGCCTTGCCTGAGGTCGCGCCGTTCCAAAACAACCGCGCGCTCTTTCCGCTGGGTCGCGAT
This is a stretch of genomic DNA from Cognatishimia activa. It encodes these proteins:
- the phnE gene encoding phosphonate ABC transporter, permease protein PhnE, encoding MATLDANAGLRLQADRIFLRKRLVAFSVPALILAYLIYVFFAFNIPDVIEKANGDNARALVADTYSHKVHVTRDNRNAAVTVAIEGEKKGRYPEGTSPEWVTLGDTTVIDLGEGHIVTFGPETITYDVPGYGMIKATPTRAQGVIQEYPTDEIPAWVNASKNRMAVTTEAGRLTVTRNRSEVFRYFGGWELFFFTLDSPYHGLSFGEVISRAITGEVGAIASDFWNNAMWRHGDVAWAIGETILMAFLGTFGAAVVALPLSFLAAKNFTPLLTVRFAMRRFFDFVRGVDGLVWTIILTRAFGLGPLTGALAILITDTGSFGKMFSETLENVDKKQIEGIRSTGAKPLQRYRFGVIPQITPILLSQVLYYLESNTRSATVIGAITGGGIGLLLTQAIITQKDWEEVTYYIVLVVLMVMFMDWVSGWLRGRLIGTAEDKH
- a CDS encoding chloramphenicol acetyltransferase, whose amino-acid sequence is MARLKAEAPFLHANASVVNSELGAFTEVGEGARLLNSELGDYSYCERFCDIANTTIGKFSNIASFVRVGATDHPLTTASLHHFLYRSSDYWDDADNDAEFFEHRASRRASIGHDTWIGHGAMIKPEVTVGDGAVVAAGAIVTKNVGPYEIVAGTPANVLRLRQPRDIAERMIDLAWWDWDHARLRETLEDFRSLSAAAFLEKYEGA
- the phnF gene encoding phosphonate metabolism transcriptional regulator PhnF, with the protein product MSKTPLWQAISNALREDMAEGRYRPGDKLPTEAELAERFGVNRHTIRHAISVLVEDGLVRTRRGSGAFVKGAPTDYPIGKRVRYHQNLRAAGRAPSKKVLHVETRPATVKEAERLDMTPGELITLRHGVSYADHQPIALSISEFPETRLPGIGDLMRGETSVTKALERAGITDYTRESTRVRATLANATQALHLELREGAPLIYTTSMSVDQHGQKVEFGRTWFAGDRVTLTLEEDA
- the phnG gene encoding phosphonate C-P lyase system protein PhnG translates to METQDRQAWMGLLAKAPKGRIADLLGDRKTEGFEWLRKPEVGSVMIRGRMGGTGSAFNMGEMTVTRCALKLDAGVVGHGYVQGRSKADSEAAALVDALMQTDQAEAIRANVLTPLETAQREARELRSRKAASTKVDFFTMARGED
- the phnH gene encoding phosphonate C-P lyase system protein PhnH, with the protein product MSATALEGGFKNPPHDSARAFRALMNAMARPGTTHEVAGALPPAPMSIAAGVLLLTLCDGDTGIYLTPEFDTEEIRTWISFHIGAPFVAPMKADFAVGRWDELAPIDRFAIGDAEYPDRSTTLVIEGQGAEDVTLKGPGIKDTQAFALPEVAPFQNNRALFPLGRDFYFTQGAEFAALPRSTEITACM